The following are encoded together in the Weissella soli genome:
- a CDS encoding diacylglycerol/lipid kinase family protein, with protein sequence MSDYIFLINPSARSGKATKLWPVIETYLKEHRCHYTFRISQRLGDIANWTAWYALHGLPDNTYLVVVGGDGTLNEALNGILHAKPAAQLPLAYIPAGSGNDFARAHGLPSTPLAALEMILNTTATQPPKLVDIGVYADSLTKQPAYFVNNIGIGFDALAVFNTNHSRSKKVLNALGLGKLAYLTSIVKTLVHQVPFTLDVYVNGQHTRVHQAYLLTLSNHPYFGGGVKILPDANPTDGLLDLVVIEKQATMRRLIWILVKILTGNPYEQLPEVHRWTNAKIHLRTDEINYAHADGEELCRQAINLEFTTQPYPFWL encoded by the coding sequence ATGTCTGACTATATTTTTTTAATTAACCCCTCTGCCCGATCGGGTAAAGCGACCAAGCTTTGGCCGGTTATTGAAACCTATTTAAAGGAACACCGCTGCCATTATACCTTTCGGATTAGTCAACGTTTAGGCGATATCGCCAATTGGACGGCCTGGTATGCCTTGCACGGTCTCCCTGACAACACCTATCTCGTGGTAGTTGGTGGCGATGGGACGCTTAATGAGGCACTGAACGGCATCTTACACGCTAAGCCGGCTGCCCAATTACCACTGGCATACATCCCGGCTGGTTCTGGTAATGATTTTGCCCGGGCCCATGGGTTACCTAGCACACCCCTCGCCGCGCTCGAAATGATTCTCAACACGACCGCCACGCAACCGCCCAAGTTAGTCGATATTGGGGTCTATGCCGACAGTTTGACCAAGCAACCCGCTTATTTTGTCAATAACATCGGGATCGGGTTTGACGCCCTTGCCGTATTTAACACGAACCACTCGCGTTCAAAAAAGGTGCTAAATGCCCTTGGGTTAGGCAAACTCGCTTATCTGACATCCATTGTCAAAACGCTAGTCCATCAGGTACCCTTTACTTTAGACGTCTATGTGAATGGCCAGCATACACGCGTGCATCAAGCCTATTTGCTGACTCTCTCGAATCATCCTTACTTCGGTGGCGGCGTAAAAATCCTGCCAGATGCTAACCCGACAGATGGCCTTCTCGATTTGGTCGTGATCGAAAAACAAGCTACCATGCGTCGTTTAATCTGGATTCTGGTCAAAATACTAACCGGTAACCCATACGAGCAACTACCTGAGGTTCACCGCTGGACAAATGCCAAAATCCATCTCCGCACCGACGAAATTAATTATGCCCACGCCGATGGTGAAGAACTTTGCCGGCAAGCCATTAATTTGGAATTCACGACCCAGCCATATCCCTTCTGGCTGTGA
- a CDS encoding ABC transporter permease has protein sequence MKSTFNKQRLGSRFVKNFWRELEHDNLGLIATILLIVLFLFIFIGQLFVPSDIGTMSSVLDSNLPPLTNGHILGTTDSGADLLLTLIVAARNSLIIGFGVATLITLISVVFGMMIGYFGGWVDWLAMRIIDFWLVMPILMILAIIFSTAKGMSIWSLIVILSLMNWPANVRLVRTLTLSEVNRDYVEAGKISGTPWFKILFTGILPNISSTIISDYALTLAGSIGLETGLTFLGFGLKHGTSSIGSMLTVLSDSSASSIYTNWWLWLPVTLVLIIITFGIVVLGQVVRRAIDQRQSIS, from the coding sequence ATGAAAAGTACATTTAACAAACAACGCTTGGGGTCACGCTTTGTCAAAAACTTTTGGCGTGAACTCGAGCATGATAATTTAGGATTGATTGCCACGATACTCTTGATCGTGCTCTTCTTGTTTATTTTTATCGGGCAACTTTTCGTTCCCAGTGATATTGGCACGATGAGTAGTGTATTGGATTCTAATCTGCCTCCATTGACCAATGGTCATATTCTGGGCACGACAGACTCAGGGGCCGACTTACTCTTGACGCTCATTGTAGCGGCCCGTAATTCCTTGATTATCGGTTTCGGGGTGGCCACGTTGATCACTTTGATTTCGGTGGTCTTTGGGATGATGATTGGTTATTTTGGTGGTTGGGTCGATTGGCTTGCCATGCGGATTATCGATTTTTGGTTAGTGATGCCGATTCTGATGATTTTGGCAATTATTTTTTCAACGGCCAAGGGGATGTCCATTTGGAGCTTGATTGTTATTTTGTCACTGATGAATTGGCCGGCGAACGTGCGGTTGGTGCGCACGTTAACGCTGTCCGAAGTCAATCGTGATTATGTTGAAGCAGGTAAGATATCAGGCACACCTTGGTTCAAAATCTTGTTCACGGGTATTTTGCCAAACATTTCTTCAACTATCATTTCTGACTATGCACTCACCTTAGCCGGCTCGATCGGTCTAGAAACTGGGTTGACTTTCTTGGGGTTTGGGTTGAAGCACGGTACGAGTTCAATTGGTTCAATGTTGACAGTGTTAAGTGATAGCTCGGCCTCATCAATCTACACGAACTGGTGGTTGTGGTTACCAGTTACCTTGGTTTTGATTATTATCACCTTTGGGATTGTTGTCTTAGGACAAGTCGTTCGCCGAGCAATCGATCAACGCCAATCAATTTCATAA
- a CDS encoding ABC transporter substrate-binding protein: MVSTGKKIGYGVGGLIVVAGGAWAILANQSNNNSSSTAKVASAGSFKGDYKNAKTAVKNGSLTVTTPGTASSPISFGGYLEFTQWSAAASQLGPASNSIFYSDSKNRLENGGPANFKIDKDKKTVTITLRKDLKWSDGKQVVARDVAFSLETLATNEVATSNFSTAYTNIKGVTDFQNGKADSISGIKYNDGENGKKLTISYTSLPAALAWGDGIPTYALPYHDLKDVKSKDLATSTKVTKHPLSFAAYKVASVSSDSTVKFTRNSEYYGKKAKLASITYYVNQDQTKLSSDLGKQKFDIVTSVPSALWKDGNTAVLSKFNNAKGYASTGQYDSGYWELYFNLGHTNAKTSKIVQDRSTPLQNKNVRKAVGYAMNVGDVTKKYGNGLVVPASTLVSKNITKSEFYNKSVKGYQTKSSGDVKNAAKYLKKAGYKKDANGYFAKSGKELTLTYLARSGKTTSEAEAKAYIAAWKAAGIKVKLYQDKLVDPSTWQSIVLANNNDWDITDGGWSEGSAPTFDQLWADNAPYNLGHVTSKALTKNLKETSAATSDKELIAGVKAFQKLVVDDEAYTIPTRTNIDVQLVNGRVKGWTTAPTNNFWAKLSVTSDKAVTSGNPRSAK; the protein is encoded by the coding sequence ATGGTAAGTACGGGAAAGAAAATCGGATATGGCGTGGGTGGTTTGATTGTCGTTGCCGGTGGTGCATGGGCCATCTTGGCCAATCAATCAAACAACAATAGCTCATCTACAGCAAAGGTCGCGAGTGCCGGATCATTTAAGGGTGATTATAAAAATGCAAAGACAGCAGTTAAAAACGGTAGCTTGACCGTAACCACACCAGGAACTGCTTCTAGCCCCATTTCATTTGGTGGATATCTTGAATTTACCCAATGGTCTGCTGCAGCTTCACAATTGGGACCAGCAAGTAACTCCATTTTCTATTCAGATTCAAAGAATCGTTTGGAAAATGGTGGGCCAGCTAATTTCAAGATCGACAAGGACAAGAAGACGGTTACCATCACTTTGCGTAAGGATTTGAAGTGGTCAGACGGTAAGCAAGTTGTTGCTCGTGACGTGGCCTTCTCACTTGAGACTTTGGCAACTAATGAGGTGGCCACGAGCAATTTCTCAACGGCTTACACAAATATTAAAGGTGTGACGGATTTCCAAAATGGTAAGGCTGACTCAATCTCTGGTATTAAGTACAACGATGGTGAGAATGGTAAGAAGTTGACGATTTCATATACTTCATTGCCAGCCGCTTTGGCATGGGGGGATGGTATTCCAACGTATGCCTTGCCATACCACGACTTGAAAGATGTTAAGTCAAAGGATTTGGCTACTTCAACAAAGGTCACAAAGCACCCATTGTCATTTGCTGCATACAAGGTAGCGTCAGTTTCATCAGACTCAACGGTTAAGTTCACTCGTAACAGTGAATACTACGGCAAGAAGGCTAAGTTGGCTTCAATTACCTACTACGTCAACCAAGACCAAACGAAGTTGTCTTCTGATTTGGGCAAGCAGAAGTTTGATATCGTGACGTCCGTGCCATCAGCTTTGTGGAAAGATGGTAACACAGCTGTTTTGTCAAAGTTCAATAATGCCAAGGGTTACGCATCAACTGGGCAATACGACTCAGGTTACTGGGAATTGTACTTTAATTTGGGTCACACAAATGCTAAGACCTCAAAGATTGTCCAAGATCGTTCAACACCTTTGCAAAACAAGAACGTGCGTAAGGCCGTTGGTTATGCAATGAACGTCGGTGATGTCACTAAGAAGTACGGAAACGGCTTGGTTGTCCCTGCGTCAACGCTTGTATCAAAGAACATTACTAAGAGTGAGTTCTACAATAAGTCAGTTAAGGGTTACCAAACCAAGTCATCTGGTGATGTTAAGAACGCGGCGAAGTACTTGAAGAAGGCTGGCTACAAGAAGGATGCCAATGGTTACTTTGCTAAGAGTGGTAAAGAATTGACTTTGACATACTTGGCTCGTTCAGGTAAAACTACTTCAGAAGCTGAAGCTAAGGCTTACATTGCTGCTTGGAAGGCCGCTGGTATCAAGGTGAAGTTGTATCAAGACAAGCTCGTTGATCCTTCAACTTGGCAATCAATCGTGTTAGCTAACAACAATGACTGGGATATCACTGATGGTGGTTGGTCAGAAGGTTCTGCACCAACATTTGACCAATTGTGGGCTGACAACGCGCCATACAACTTGGGTCACGTTACTTCAAAAGCTTTAACAAAGAACTTGAAGGAAACGTCAGCTGCAACATCCGACAAGGAATTGATTGCTGGTGTTAAGGCATTCCAAAAGTTGGTGGTTGATGATGAAGCTTACACCATCCCAACACGTACTAATATCGATGTGCAATTGGTAAACGGTCGTGTGAAGGGCTGGACAACCGCACCAACGAACAACTTCTGGGCAAAGTTGTCTGTTACTTCTGATAAGGCAGTTACATCTGGTAACCCTCGATCAGCAAAGTAA